Proteins from a genomic interval of Ndongobacter massiliensis:
- a CDS encoding glycogen/starch/alpha-glucan phosphorylase: protein MNEAKFKDAYCEKLRTEFGTCLEEATDFEKYGALSKVIMDKVQENWMRTRKENATRRNQYYFSAEFLIGRSLGNNLLNLGIFDEVKQILAEMGIDFETLEDQEEDAALGNGGLGRLAACFIESAATEGLPVQGYGVRYSEGIFKQTFVDGFQTELGDDWTRRGDFWSIRKDSEAQIVHFRDHSVCAVPYDMPIIGYKNGRVNTLRLWQSEAMDGGFNFARFNNFEYQDAVAEKNRAEDITRVLYPNDMQRAGKVLRLKQQYFFVSASMQDLVAKYRKHFPEDTAFSHFTEYHSMQLNDTHPVIAIPELMRILIDEQNRRWDEAYRIACHCFAFTNHTTLQEALERWDEAIVEEVSPRCLELIREINEAMLAELRARGLKDGELAPYRLVHDGVVEMAYLAVWCATSVNGVAQIHTDILKRETLAQWYALLPERFNNKTNGVSPRRWLQYANAELANFITRKLGSDDWQHDLSLLKGLEAFADDAETLDELNAIKAEKKRQLAEYVKRTEGICVDPESIFDIQIKRLHEYKRQLLNALHIVYLYDRLKKNPGLDMVPRTFFFGAKAAPGYFRAKATIKFINEIARMVNEDPDTRGKLRVVFLQNYRVSSAEKLFPAADLSEQISTAGKEASGTGNMKFMMNATPTLGTYDGANIEIFREAGEENNYRFGATVEELEKIATSYNPKEYYYKDPELKAAVDLLMDESRISDQGTYMFLDLFNELVCPQHGERGDHYYNLLDFRSYTQTHDRVDKDYRDRRGWARKCLMNLANSGYFSSDRTIREYAEEIWHL, encoded by the coding sequence GTGAACGAAGCGAAATTTAAGGATGCTTATTGTGAAAAATTGCGCACCGAGTTCGGAACCTGTCTCGAGGAAGCGACGGATTTTGAAAAGTATGGTGCGCTTTCCAAAGTAATCATGGATAAAGTACAGGAAAATTGGATGCGTACGCGCAAAGAGAATGCGACGCGACGCAATCAATACTATTTTTCTGCAGAATTTTTAATTGGCCGTTCGTTAGGCAACAATCTTCTCAATCTGGGCATTTTTGATGAAGTGAAACAAATTCTCGCCGAGATGGGCATCGATTTTGAGACGCTCGAAGATCAGGAAGAGGATGCGGCGCTCGGCAACGGCGGCTTAGGGCGCCTCGCGGCGTGTTTCATCGAATCGGCGGCGACCGAAGGACTGCCGGTACAGGGATACGGCGTGCGTTATTCGGAAGGGATCTTTAAGCAGACTTTTGTGGACGGTTTCCAAACGGAACTGGGCGACGACTGGACGCGGCGTGGCGATTTCTGGTCGATTCGCAAAGACAGTGAAGCACAAATCGTTCATTTCCGCGATCACAGCGTATGTGCCGTCCCCTATGATATGCCCATCATTGGTTATAAAAATGGAAGGGTGAATACGCTGCGGCTCTGGCAGTCGGAAGCCATGGACGGCGGATTTAATTTTGCACGGTTCAACAATTTTGAGTACCAGGATGCCGTGGCGGAAAAAAATCGAGCGGAAGACATCACGCGCGTGCTCTATCCGAACGATATGCAGCGCGCGGGTAAGGTATTGCGACTGAAACAGCAGTACTTCTTTGTTTCGGCGAGTATGCAGGATTTGGTTGCCAAGTATCGGAAGCATTTTCCCGAAGACACCGCGTTTTCCCATTTTACTGAGTACCACAGCATGCAATTGAATGATACACATCCGGTCATTGCCATTCCGGAGTTGATGCGCATTTTAATTGATGAGCAGAACCGCCGCTGGGATGAGGCCTACCGCATTGCGTGTCATTGTTTTGCCTTTACGAATCATACGACATTGCAGGAAGCGCTCGAGCGGTGGGACGAGGCCATTGTCGAGGAGGTATCGCCGCGTTGTTTGGAACTCATTCGTGAGATCAATGAAGCCATGCTTGCCGAGCTGCGCGCGCGTGGGTTAAAAGACGGTGAGCTTGCGCCGTATCGTTTGGTGCACGACGGGGTCGTGGAGATGGCGTATCTTGCCGTCTGGTGCGCAACCAGCGTGAATGGGGTGGCGCAAATTCACACAGACATTCTGAAGCGCGAAACCCTGGCGCAGTGGTATGCGTTATTGCCGGAACGCTTTAACAATAAAACGAACGGGGTCAGCCCGCGCCGATGGTTGCAGTACGCGAATGCGGAATTGGCGAATTTCATCACGCGCAAACTGGGATCGGATGATTGGCAGCATGACCTGTCCCTGTTGAAGGGATTGGAAGCTTTTGCCGATGATGCAGAAACGTTGGATGAATTGAATGCGATTAAGGCAGAAAAAAAGCGGCAATTGGCGGAGTATGTAAAACGCACCGAAGGCATCTGTGTCGATCCCGAGTCGATTTTCGACATCCAGATCAAACGCCTCCACGAATACAAGCGGCAGTTGCTCAATGCACTGCACATTGTCTATCTGTACGACCGTTTGAAGAAAAATCCCGGGTTGGACATGGTGCCTCGTACGTTCTTTTTCGGGGCAAAGGCGGCACCGGGTTATTTCCGCGCGAAGGCCACCATTAAATTCATCAACGAAATTGCGCGCATGGTCAACGAAGACCCGGATACGCGCGGCAAATTGCGCGTGGTGTTTTTACAAAATTACCGCGTCAGCTCGGCGGAAAAACTCTTTCCAGCAGCGGATCTCTCCGAGCAGATCTCTACGGCGGGCAAAGAAGCATCCGGTACGGGAAATATGAAGTTCATGATGAATGCCACGCCGACCCTAGGCACCTATGATGGCGCAAATATCGAGATTTTCCGCGAGGCCGGGGAAGAAAACAACTATCGTTTCGGTGCTACCGTTGAAGAGCTGGAGAAAATTGCAACCTCCTACAATCCGAAAGAATACTATTATAAAGATCCGGAACTCAAAGCGGCAGTGGATTTGTTGATGGACGAGTCGCGCATTTCGGATCAGGGGACGTATATGTTCCTCGATCTGTTCAATGAGCTTGTGTGTCCGCAGCATGGGGAGCGTGGGGATCATTACTACAATCTACTGGATTTTCGTTCCTACACACAGACGCACGACCGTGTGGACAAGGATTACCGCGATCGGCGCGGCTGGGCGCGGAAATGCCTGATGAACCTGGCAAACAGCGGTTATTTTTCTTCCGATCGCACCATACGCGAATATGCCGAGGAAATTTGGCATTTATAG
- the fba gene encoding class II fructose-1,6-bisphosphate aldolase, with the protein MLVSAKEMLQEAVKGHYAIGAFNINNLEWTKSILQAAQETGSPVILGVSEGAGKYMTGFSTVSAMVRAMHDAMNITVPVALHLDHGTYEGAQTCISVGFTSVMFDGSHYPIDENIEKTREIVRLAHEKGVSVEAEVGSIGGEEDGVVGMGEIADPEECKRIADLGIDFLAAGIGNIHGVYPPNWKGLDFQALAAIKEKIGDMPIVLHGGTGIPESMIKEAIHLGVAKINVNTECQLVFAKATRAYIEAGNDQKGKGFDPRKLLAPGAKAVVEMVKQKMEMFGSCGKAQ; encoded by the coding sequence ATGTTAGTATCAGCGAAAGAAATGTTACAGGAAGCGGTAAAAGGGCATTACGCCATCGGCGCATTTAACATTAATAACTTGGAATGGACAAAATCGATCTTACAAGCAGCACAGGAAACCGGATCCCCGGTCATTCTCGGGGTGTCTGAGGGCGCCGGCAAATACATGACCGGCTTTTCGACCGTGAGCGCGATGGTCCGGGCCATGCACGATGCAATGAACATCACGGTGCCCGTGGCTTTGCATTTGGATCATGGCACCTATGAAGGTGCGCAAACCTGTATTTCTGTAGGTTTCACCTCAGTTATGTTTGATGGTTCCCATTATCCCATCGACGAAAATATTGAAAAGACGCGCGAAATTGTGCGCCTCGCCCATGAAAAGGGTGTTTCGGTGGAGGCGGAAGTCGGTTCCATCGGTGGGGAAGAGGACGGCGTCGTCGGCATGGGGGAAATTGCCGATCCGGAGGAATGCAAGCGCATTGCAGACCTCGGCATTGATTTTCTTGCCGCGGGCATTGGCAACATTCACGGCGTCTATCCACCGAACTGGAAGGGATTGGATTTCCAAGCGCTGGCGGCGATTAAAGAAAAAATTGGCGACATGCCGATCGTACTGCACGGCGGAACCGGTATTCCGGAGTCCATGATCAAAGAGGCAATTCACCTCGGCGTGGCGAAAATCAATGTGAATACAGAGTGCCAGCTTGTCTTTGCAAAAGCAACGCGCGCATACATCGAAGCCGGAAACGATCAAAAGGGCAAGGGATTCGATCCTAGAAAACTTTTGGCGCCGGGGGCAAAAGCCGTCGTCGAAATGGTCAAACAGAAGATGGAGATGTTTGGTTCCTGCGGGAAAGCGCAGTAA